A DNA window from Plodia interpunctella isolate USDA-ARS_2022_Savannah chromosome 12, ilPloInte3.2, whole genome shotgun sequence contains the following coding sequences:
- the pcx gene encoding pecanex-like protein 1 isoform X1 produces MGSQTLEILRQGVWASLTGGWFYDPHQNLFCNTVHLYVWLFLLCLPFSVYLYSPPASSGWILYCVLVALLFTILKILNHSLHHMYDTSECIIVQPSGEAGSTNNNTVPEEGMEMQMLRLGGVAPPGSDNESVTSLEYHKPNNSTIDLKVDVHRKNSSESSIEDSATSTKHPETVATTKSDLCVAADIPTFIDMPTGPSKSRPPNRSRSKSNHKREHRPKTRRTGRIDELIVEEATRNPRLDSNLPIHMLVDEGPFAKVSRRYHEGPHRRGSSNRDFFKEWLYLDCSESAVEHYQSKFARQLSADSKDNSEPSVGPPSPKKRIAHRRRRDYTDESCTKSAMALATQSSNMRRNSNSTMSTIQLPLLNSTAQLVSHMRRHSNNADTGFFASVELGEYMMVKSEAPSGDSDKNKGKSPGVRRIKSAALEIGCPPPSVSNLSPHPNSAETIGGQMLKNPKSAVIPPPSKSLTRGPHLNLYPKNESGEGCSYPYLTYGSEIVYPIAEISDEMQTSQKETDLDSSGESYSDYEDEKQFRGFDWYAEQSPAVRSSDSDYENNGSRSPLLDRAAEVRVVRTKNQSDCKKHCCDRHTHSKHNQDCPNDKPKPSRLKKGLKNDPQYGNKRSDQNNSCDCKFAPNGDYFDKASASSKDLLIEKSSLESNENADQEKRSNENKIVEKKLWDHDICNSSSSSSDSNLERPPENIKEVKNNALETEESQLTCDSKSADERSVYSLDWLFEESSQAKEICKEDEAHSFVTEEVLCQKLANALGESSSNVPKNLGAIPKQIKNLARSRASSQKENKKRDSKKEKDENMNEEKILMDAVEAQAALVQGLECLFAATNANTVVMPPPNREERPRSHRQSIRGERENSNKTRKRSIEEVAQTSTNTLLPTSMPLLAAFLNSRMDYACPDSAPPEIAQLTEESQRLRPLMDRNHRNRVRKIKRSTRQRNNPPQNAHENKNKPASNENPNNSTNVHFATSFDDTTDGAIHCFMDEYGNWMSYTFDKNSSGRAQAQPMPLPDKEENMKINRVKPIDDPDNSQKTAGEGSCGSLESEAGNSESIAKPKRGDSIDQSSSNQGSNNPLLSSNNNVSTVVPINTNNANKRFYVFDGGTASHADQPRSPVAYVTDSLLEQIEAERQSRMGLPSMHINFLMSQQRAQQQAQQQAENTSNNIPSLMPSIGEEEINIRSKFSKYMDDIEKANQPKPKSYYKFKFLKCFEVKVTMDRLKLMALFDRNLTYTETFITIFLAISVAVLGSMVLNIGFYRDIYAFWFCFIMAGSQYSLLKSVQPDSASPVHGFNKMVLFSRPVYFCLCSGILYGVHSYLEQTSPLTDDHRSKRSLEEKSPFTIYGFEIKERDFLYIIQEILSKFLLCFPLAFSLGLFPQVNTFMMYLLEQIDMHIFGGNATSSLSAAVYCVVRSLCAIGVLYGFAYSGLVEGKKSQHQKHNILFSIFCGLLVPISYHLSRSASDYTLIWNLIKKHLLPPDLYVVHTPECTPEENKDDPNILTDDKKNNSESNISKQNSIGSSASKINFSSETNIARSQKRSQTSSVSSLKMDPRGGDAMRNSTTSLKADPPTETEDKSRDSNATAGSKDGNEKPDEDMEDPLPKKLQATVNARLKNDLIVCTFLGLFVFGLHCTTVFTTLRPQLNMVLWIIAGILGWVLHYLIPQLRKQQPWLCLAGPVLRQLEHAQFEVTEPAKLMCFEKIFVYLCFLERNVLYPAVVIAATTQDAPAIAGKYGDAVGALLICVSATKCLRNAYSEPDTQYLILVFAFLLFQRDLSSRSISETFLIDYFITAIIFNKVYEFLLKIQFVVTYIAPWQITWGSAFHAFAQPFSVPHSAMLLLQAFVSALLSSPLTPALGSAIFMTSYVRPVKFWERDYNTKRVDQSNTRLSSQLERNLGADDNNLNSIFYEHLTRSLQHYLCGDLMLGRWGQVQQGDCFVLASDYLNCLVHIVEMGNGLVSFQLRGLEFRGTYCQQREVEAISEGPEESSEGVCTGWWWCGGRLLAPGAAWALRWLAWQLASARYVLEGYSVTDNSAVSMLQVFEFRKVLLTYYVKSIIYYTIQSNKLEEWLSSPVLAEALKPMNERSFVDLDPIFNVNLDEDYDFRASGITRSRFCAIYQEWVSHCAARRGAGWRRRAGKDSALLTLCFALSLLARRALAAAQHQSASSVEFFLYGLHSLFKGDFRITCARDEWVFTDMSLLHSVLAPAIRMALKLHQDHFMFPEEYCNSSALYAAIALHSQRLVICHEAAPAWRYNVLRGAPHLLALRHVMDEGTDDYKIIMLNKRHLGFRVIKLNRECVRGLWAGQQQELVYLRNRNPERGSIQNAKQALRNIINSSCDQPIGYPIYVSPLTTSYADTSPQLSALLAGPVTVSAIRRRLTALWTRIRRRCGEGCSSGGGGGGGACGGAAAEAGAAPLTVTPRHTLHLSRTSLAGTRGSLASAGKPTSSTLASLAGLLREHHERTPEEAVATATATASPLRRARRERSVRARKEPRQGQSQSQTRRGACRYGPPSFRLLAAADVRMVSVCVQHSDLAQGSMDSGWEGAWRDQPRRAASAKVIGSGGCSHMDEELGSGSSLEDLTLSPSGLDLSLPDCKIIANRNARQHREFTRYFLSEGTSKDLSKLSKEIRHERASYRDLTGRYTEKPEAIPLKETHYSDLSNKETVLKKEPKKDKKEIKTKIKRSDSGRSELKINVSVGSKVLIIEPLGVYDCINLGRRIDVQWPSEYQRERGGRNFWGSWVPSAGMDGLVVHKWTPNHRDPKLRSHVDKSILLIQIDDKFVPIAENCVQDLGDEV; encoded by the exons ATCTTAAAGTAGATGTACATAGAAAAAACAGTTCAGAATCAAGTATAGAAGACAGTGCTACATCTACAAAGCATCCAGAAACAGTAGCCACAACAAAATCTGATCTCTGTGTGGCTGCAGATATACCTACGTTCATAGATATGCCTACCGGCCCATCAAAATCCCGTCCACCAAATAGAAGTCGCTCGAAATCAAATCATAAACGCGAACACCGACCTAAAACAAGAAGAACTGGTAGAATCGATGAGTTAATAGTTGAGGAAGCCACTAGAAATCCAAGGCTAGATAGCAATTTACCAATACACATGTTAGTTGATGAAGGACCTTTCGCTAAAGTTAGTAGGAGGTATCACGAAGGACCACATAGAAGGGGATCTAGCAacagagatttttttaaagaatggTTGTACTTAGATTGCAGTGAGTCGGCAGTCGAACATTACCAGTCCAAGTTTGCCCGACAACTGAGCGCCGATTCAAAAGATAATTCGGAACCTAGTGTAGGCCCCCCTTCGCCGAAGAAAAGGATCGCACATAGACGAAGACGTGATTATACTGACGAAAGTTGTACCAAATCCGCCATGGCGCTCGCGACGCAATCTTCAAATATGAGGAGGAATTCCAATTCCACTATGTCAACCATCCAATTACCACTACTGAACTCTACAGCGCAACTCGTTTCGCATATGAGAAGGCATTCTAACAATGCTGACACAGGTTTTTTCGCCAGTGTTGAACTGGGAGAGTACATGATGGTAAAATCCGAAGCGCCTAGCGGTgactcagataaaaataaaggcaAAAGTCCTGGGGTGAGGCGAATAAAAAGTGCGGCCTTAGAAATAGGATGTCCACCACCGAGTGTGTCAAATTTATCTCCACACCCAAACAGCGCAGAAACAATCGGTGGGCAAATGCTTAAAAACCCGAAGAGCGCCGTGATTCCTCCTCCTAGTAAAAGTTTAACACGAGGCCCGCATCTGAATCTGTACCCTAAAAATGAATCTGGCGAAGGATGCAGCTATCCATACCTCACATATGGATCTGAAATTGTATACCCGATAGCAGAAATATCTGATGAGATGCAAACTTCTCAGAAGGAGACAGATTTAGATTCTAGCGGAGAAAGCTACAGTGATTACGAAGACGAAAAACAATTTCGGGGATTTGATTGGTATGCCGAGCAATCACCCGCGGTGCGCTCCAGCGACTCtgattatgaaaataatggtTCGAGGTCGCCACTACTAGATCGCGCTGCAGAAGTGAGAGTTGTTCGAACAAAAAACCAAAGTGATTGTAAAAAACATTGCTGTGATCGACACACCCACTCAAAACACAACCAAGATTGTCCGAATGATAAACCTAAACCCTCAAGACTGAAAAAAGGCTTGAAGAACGACCCCCAATATGGGAACAAACGCTCCGACCAAAATAATTCCTGTGATTGTAAATTTGCCCCCAATGGagattattttgataaagcCAGTGCAAGTTCTAAAGATTTGTTAATAGAGAAATCTAGTTTAGAATCAAATGAAAATGCCGACCAAGAAAAACGGTCGAATGAGaataaaatagtagaaaaGAAACTATGGGACCATGATATCTGTAATTCTAGCAGCAGTAGTAGTGACTCTAATTTAGAGAGGCCTCCCGAAAATATAAaggaagttaaaaataatgcgCTCGAAACAGAAGAGTCGCAGTTGACTTGTGATAGTAAAAGTGCAGATGAAAGAAGCGTTTATAGTCTTGATTGGCTTTTCGAAGAATCTTCACAAGCTAAAGAAATCTGTAAGGAAGACGAAGCACATTCTTTTGTTACAGAGGAGGTGCTCTGTCAAAAACTTGCCAACGCTTTAGGTGAATCGTCTTCAAACGTTCCAAAAAACTTGGGCGCTATACCAAAGCAGATAAAAAATTTAGCACGTTCACGAGCTTCCTCGCAGAAGGAGAACAAGAAGAGAGATTCTAAAAAGGAGAAAGATGAAAATATGAAtgaggaaaaaatattgatggaTGCTGTGGAAGCTCAAGCTGCTTTGGTACAGGGTTTGGAGTGCTTGTTTGCGGCGACCAACGCTAACACGGTGGTGATGCCGCCGCCAAACAGGGAGGAGAGACCGCGCAGTCACAGACAGAGTATAAGAGGGGAAAGAGAAAACTCGAACAAAACTAGAAAAAGATCGATAGAAGAAGTGGCACAAACATCAACAAACACGTTGCTTCCGACGTCAATGCCATTATTAGCAGCATTCCTTAATTCACGTATGGACTATGCTTGTCCCGACAGCGCGCCGCCCGAAATAGCACAACTTACAGAGGAGTCTCAAAGGCTTAGGCCTTTAATGGATAGGAATCACAGGAATAGAGTTCGAAAAATTAAACGATCGACTCGCCAAAGAAATAATCCACCGCAAAATGCGCATGAAAACAAGAATAAACCTGCAAGCAATGAAAATCCAAATAATTCAACTAATGTTCACTTTGCGACCTCGTTTGATGACACGACAGATGGTGCCATTCATTGCTTCATGGACGAGTATGGTAATTGGATGTCTTATACATTTGATAAAAACAGTTCAGGAAGAGCGCAAGCTCAACCGATGCCGTTGCCggataaagaagaaaatatgaaaataaatagagtTAAACCCATAGATGATCCTGACAACTCACAAAAAACGGCTGGCGAAGGGAGCTGCGGGTCCCTGGAATCGGAGGCTGGGAATAGTGAGAGTATAGCTAAGCCAAAACGGGGTGACAGCATCGACCAAAGTTCGTCGAACCAAGGCAGTAACAATCCTCTGCTGTCAAGTAACAATAATGTTTCCACAGTAGTTCCTATAAATACTAACAATGCAAATAAACGCTTTTACGTGTTTGATGGCGGGACTGCATCTCACGCCGACCAGCCGCGGTCTCCTGTGGCGTACGTCACCGACAGTTTGTTAGAACAAATCGAAGCGGAAAGACAGTCGAGAATGGGTCTTCCAAGCATGCATATCAATTTCCTGATGAGTCAGCAACGGGCGCAGCAACAGGCTCAACAGCAAGCTGAAAATACTTCCAATAATATACCGAGCCTGATGCCGTCCATAGGCgaagaagaaataaacattagAAGCAAGTTCTCAAAGTACATGGATGACATCGAGAAAGCTAATCAACCGAAACCAAAGAGTTACTACAAgttcaaatttttaaagtgtTTCGAAGTGAAAGTTACCATGGATAGGTTAAAGTTGATGGCGTTATTTGATAGAAATCTAACATACACAGAGACATTTATTACGATATTTTTAGCCATTTCTGTGGCTGTGTTGGGGTCAATGGTGTTAAATATCGGCTTTTACAGAGATATATACGCGTTTTGGTTTTGCTTTATAATGGCCGGTAGTCAATATTCGTTGTTGAAAAGTGTTCAACCTGACTCCGCTTCGCCAGTTCACGGATTTAACAAAATGGTTCTATTTTCGCGgcctgtttatttttgtttatgttctGGGATTTTGTACGGCGTGCACAGTTATTTAGAACAAACATCACCTTTGACCGACGATCATAGAAGCAAAAGAAGCTTAGAAGAGAAGAGTCCTTTTACGATATACGGATTTGAAATTAAAGAGCgcgattttttatatataatccaGGAGATATTGTCCAAGTTCCTGCTGTGTTTTCCGCTCGCCTTCAGTTTGGGTCTATTTCCTCAAGTTAACACATTCATGATGTACTTGTTGGAGCAAATAGATATGCATATATTTGGGGGGAATGCGACTAGCAGTTTGAGCGCTGCCGTGTACTGTGTAGTTCGCTCGTTATGTGCTATCGGAGTACTCTATGGGTTCGCCTATAGTGGTTTAGTTGAAGGCAAGAAATCGCAACAccaaaaacacaatattttattttctattttctgtGGTCTTCTCGTGCCCATATCGTATCACTTGAGTCGAAGCGCGAGCGATTATACTCTCATCTGGAATCTGATCAAGAAGCACTTATTGCCGCCTGACTTATACGTAGTCCATACACCAGAGTGCACTCCGGAAGAAAACAAAGATGATCCTAATATATTGACGGAtgataaaaagaataattctGAAAGTAATATCTCTAAACAGAATTCGATTGGTAGTTCGGCGTCGAAGATAAACTTTAGTTCCGAGACTAATATAGCTAGGTCTCAGAAACGTTCTCAGACTTCCAGCGTGAGTTCTTTGAAGATGGACCCTAGAGGGGGAGACGCCATGCGGAATTCCACGACGTCTCTCAAAGCTGATCCTCCGACTGAAACTGAGGATAAAAGTAGAGATTCGAATGCGACTGCGGGGAGTAAGGACGGGAATGAGAAACCAGATGAGGACATGGAAGACCCATTGCCGAAAAAATTACAAGCGACAGTAAATGCTAGACTGAAGAATGATCTCATAGTGTGTACGTTTCTCGGGCTGTTTGTTTTTGGACTGCACTGCACTACAGTATTCACGACGCTTCGGCCGCAACTCAATATG GTTCTGTGGATAATAGCCGGTATTCTGGGCTGGGTACTGCACTACTTGATCCCGCAGCTAAGGAAGCAGCAGCCGTGGCTGTGTCTCGCGGGGCCTGTGCTGAGGCAGCTCGAGCATGCGCAGTTCGAGGTCACTGAACCCGCCAAGCTCATGTGTTTCGAGAAG atattcGTATACCTCTGTTTCCTGGAGCGCAACGTGTTATACCCAGCTGTGGTGATTGCCGCCACCACTCAGGACGCGCCCGCCATCGCCGGCAAGTACGGAGACGCGGTCGGCGCTCTGCTTATATGCGTCAGCGCGACCAAAT GTCTTCGAAATGCGTACTCCGAACCCGATACCCAGTACCTGATACTAGTATTCGCGTTCTTACTCTTCCAACGGGACCTCAGCAGTCGCAGCATTTCCGAGACATTCCTTATCGACTACTTCATCACTGCCATCATCTTCAACAAAGTCTACGAGTTTCTGCTAAAG ATCCAATTCGTAGTGACGTACATAGCGCCATGGCAGATCACTTGGGGAAGCGCATTCCATGCGTTTGCGCAGCCATTCTCAGTGCCGCACTCGGCTATGTTGCTACTTCAAGCTTTCGTCTCCGCGCTCCTTTCATCGCCTTTGACGCCCGCTCTCG gAAGTGCGATATTCATGACGTCATATGTGCGACCAGTAAAGTTTTGGGAACGTGATTACAACACGAAGCGAGTGGACCAGAGCAACACCAGGCTTTCCTCGCAACTTGAACGAAATCTTGGGGCTG ATGACAACAACCTCAACTCTATATTCTACGAACATCTGACCCGTTCGCTACAACATTACCTTTGCGGAGATCTCATGTTGGGCCGGTGGGGACAAGTGCAACAGGGGGACTGCTTCG TGTTAGCATCAGATTACCTCAACTGCCTAGTTCATATAGTGGAGATGGGCAATGGACTAGTCTCATTTCAACTGCGAGGCTTGGAGTTCAGAGGCACGTACTGCCAACAGCGGGAAGTTGAAGCCATTTCTGAGGGCCCCGAGGAAAGCAGCG AGGGCGTATGTACCGGATGGTGGTGGTGCGGAGGCCGGCTGCTGGCGCCCGGCGCCGCGTGGGCGCTGCGCTGGCTGGCGTGGCAGCTGGCCAGCGCCAGGTACGTGCTGGAGGGCTACTCGGTCACCGACAACTCGGCCGTCTCCATGCTCCAAGTGTTCGAGTTCCGGAAGGTGTTACTCACATATTATGTCAAG AGTATAATCTACTACACGATCCAATCGAACAAACTGGAAGAATGGCTGTCATCCCCAGTACTCGCCGAAGCTCTGAAGCCCATGAACGAACGATCGTTTGTGGACTTGGACccaatatttaatgtaaatttggATGAGGACTACGACTTTCGAGCTTCGGGTATCACCag GAGCAGATTCTGCGCTATCTACCAAGAGTGGGTGTCGCACTGCGCGGCGCGACGCGGCGCGGGCTGGCGGCGCCGCGCGGGCAAGGACTCCGCTCTGCTCACGCTCTGCTTCGCGCTCAGTCTGCTGGCTCGTCGGGCCTTGGCTGCTGCTCAGCATCAGTCCGCGTCCAG CGTGGAATTCTTTCTATACGGCCTGCACTCGCTGTTCAAAGGAGATTTCCGCATCACGTGCGCACGCGACGAATGGGTGTTCACTGATATGTCGCTGCTGCATTCCGTTCTCGCGCCCGCTATACGGATGGCCTTGAAGTTACATCAG GACCACTTCATGTTCCCCGAGGAATACTGCAACAGTTCAGCTCTATACGCGGCCATAGCTTTACACTCGCAGCGTTTGGTGATATGTCACGAAGCGGCGCCCGCCTGGCGGTATAACGTGTTGCGAGGCGCTCCACATCTCTTGGCTCTCAG ACACGTGATGGACGAGGGCACAGACGACTACAAGATAATAATGCTGAACAAGCGCCATCTAGGGTTCCGCGTGATCAAGCTGAACCGCGAGTGCGTGCGGGGGCTGTGGGCGGGGCAGCAGCAGGAGCTGGTGTATTTGAGGAACAGAAATCCTGAGAGGGGATCTATACAGAACGCTAAACAG GCACTGCGCAACATAATAAACTCGTCGTGCGACCAGCCGATCGGATACCCGATCTACGTGTCGCCGCTGACCACCTCGTACGCGGACACCTCGCCGCAGCTGAGCGCGCTGCTGGCCGGGCCCGTCACCGTCTCCGCCATCCGGCGTCGGCTCACTGCGCTCTGGACACG CATCCGACGACGCTGCGGCGAGGGCTGCTcgagcggcggcggcggcggcggcggcgcgtgcggcggcgcggcggcggaGGCGGGCGCGGCGCCGCTCACCGTCACGCCGCGCCACACGCTGCATCTCTCCAGGACTTCGCTGG CCGGAACACGCGGCAGTTTGGCGAGTGCGGGCAAACCCACGTCGTCCACACTGGCGTCGCTCGCCGGCCTGCTGCGGGAGCACCACGAGCGTACTCCGGAGGAAGCcg TGGCGACGGCGACGGCGACGGCGTCCCCGctgcgccgcgcgcgccgcgaGCGCAGCGTGCGCGCGCGCAAGGAGCCGCGGCAG GGCCAGTCGCAGTCGCAGACGCGGCGCGGCGCGTGCCGCTACGGCCCGCCGTCGTTCCGGCTGCTGGCGGCCGCCGACGTGCGCATGGTGTCCGTCTGCGTGCAGCACTCCGACCTGGCGCAG GGATCTATGGACAGTGGCTGGGAAGGCGCCTGGCGGGACCAACCGCGGCGGGCAGCTAGTGCTaag GTGATAGGTTCGGGGGGCTGCAGCCACATGGATGAGGAGCTGGGCAGCGGCTCGTCTCTGGAGGACCTGACGCTGAGTCCGTCCGGGCTGGACCTGTCGCTGCCGGACTGCAAGATCATCGCCAACAGGAACGCGAGGCAGCACAGGGAGTTTACGAG GTACTTCCTAAGCGAAGGCACCTCGAAGGACCTGTCAAAACTAAGCAAAGAGATTCGTCACGAAAGAGCAAGCTATAGAGATCTGACCGGACGATACACTGAGAAACCAGAGGCCATACCTCTAAAAGAGACACACTATTCCGACCtttcaaataaagaaacagttttgaaaaaagaaccAAAGAaggataaaaaagaaattaaaactaaaatcaaaCGGTCTGATTCTGGCCGcagtgaattaaaaataaatgtgagtGTTGGGAGTAAAGTGTTGATTATAGAGCCATTGGGAGTGTATGATTGCATTAATTTGGGGAGGAGGATCGACGTGCAGTGGCCCTCTGAGTACCAGCGGGAGAGAGGGGGGAGGAACTTCTGGGGCAGTTGGGTGCCCAGCGCTGGGATGGATGGACTG GTTGTCCACAAATGGACGCCCAACCACCGTGACCCGAAGCTCCGTTCGCACGTGGACAAGAGCATACTCCTCATACAAATAGACGACAAATTCGTCCCCATCGCCGAGAATTGTGTGCAGGACCTCGGCGACGAAGTCTGA